One stretch of Anolis carolinensis isolate JA03-04 chromosome 3, rAnoCar3.1.pri, whole genome shotgun sequence DNA includes these proteins:
- the abhd10 gene encoding palmitoyl-protein thioesterase ABHD10, mitochondrial: MALSGAARLLWREKLRWGPAVSRLGCRQKSSPSFLNRADLPKLAYHKLKGKNPGVVFLPGLFSNMNGEKALALEEYCKSVGHAFVRFDYRGCGGSDGNTKENTLGKWRKDVLSILDELTQGPQILVGSSLGGWLMLHAAIARPEKVAALVGVAVAADHLVATFQQLSVEVKKEIEEKGEWRMPTKHNEEGFYSVPYELIQEAENHCVLNSPLPIKCPVRLIHGLKDDDVPWQISMKIAECVVSGDVDIILRKGGGHRMKEKEDIKLIVYTVEDLIEQLST, translated from the exons ATGGCGCTCTCCGGGGCTGCGAGGCTGCTGTGGCGGGAGAAGCTGCGCTGGGGGCCGGCCGTCTCCCGGCTGG GTTGCAGACAAAAATCATCTCCCAGTTTCCTTAACCGCGCAGATCTTCCAAAACTCGCCTATCATAAACTAAAAGGCAAGAACCCTGGAGTTGTCTTCCTTCCAGGTCTTTTTTCGAACATGAATGGTGAAAAAGCACTTGCACTGGAAGAGTACTGCAAATCAGTTGGCCATGCTTTTGTcag GTTTGATTACAGAGGCTGTGGAGGTTCAGATGGCAATACTAAAGAAAATACATTGGGAAAGTGGCGGAAGGATGTTCTGTCCATACTGGATGAACTCACACAAGGGCCACAG ATTTTAGTTGGCTCCAGCCTGGGTGGATGGCTGATGCTTCACGCTGCAATTGCCCGTCCCGAAAAGGTAGCTGCATTAGTTGGAGTAGCTGTAGCAGCAGACCATTTAGTAGCGACTTTTCAGCAGCTTTCTGTAGAG GTcaagaaagaaatagaagaaaaaggTGAATGGAGGATGCCAACCAAGCACAACGAAGAGGGGTTTTACTCTGTGCCATACGAACTTATTCAGGAAGCAGAAAATCACTGTGTTTTAAATAGTCCGCTTCCCATAAAGTGTCCTGTGCGACTCATTCATGGCCTAAAGGATGATGATGTGCCATGGCAGATCTCCATGAAAATTGCTGAGTGTGTTGTTAGTGGAGATGTGGATATTATTCTCCGCAAAGGAGGTGGTCATcggatgaaggagaaggaggacatCAAGCTTATTGTATACACTGTGGAAGACTTGATTGAGCAACTGAGCACCTAG